A stretch of Heterodontus francisci isolate sHetFra1 chromosome 1, sHetFra1.hap1, whole genome shotgun sequence DNA encodes these proteins:
- the LOC137377246 gene encoding mucin-21-like, with translation MLCNIRLAVLLLSAELSVRISAEENTTEILPIHFRLRRGLEESPLTTTQSTTQTPFTTNTIPSAKGPTKVTTTNPAATKSTSTNSPVSERSTTRIPISAKGLSAVAPGLNSRDESTISISTRQSSPSANQQTDITSIFQLISTLAPPTDISPSLSTSTIAQLTGDTSTQSSSTTVQTTDQSSTQSSSTTTQTDQSSTQSSSTTTQTDQSSTQSSSTTVQTTDQSSTQSSSTTVQTTDQSSTQSSSTTTQTTDQSSTQSSSTTTQTDQSSTQSSSTTTQTDQSSTQSSSTTTQTDQSSTQTSSTTVQTTDQSSTQSNATTTQTTDQSSTQSNATTTQTTDQSSTQSNATTTQTTGTTAKPKTSAIVNQSMDVTTSPNATSTVTQMESSTTTSETTSVTSGKTTTTAAVVTSFSLWPMVTPSVSHKPSSTISGQTFSTAASSTQEIIKSTEQSADSLSAGSVAAISLVVIIAALVLFGGVVYFKQKNSEYGRLLDDQDNGSWGNYTNPLYDDS, from the exons AATTAAGTGTTAGAATTTCAGCTGAAGAAAATACAACAGAAATATTGCCCATTCATTTTAGATTAAGAAGAGGTTTGGAAGAAAGTCCATTGACCACCACTCAATCTACCACCCAAACTCCATTCACAACAAATACAATACCAAGTGCCAAAGGACCCACCAAAGTCACAACAACCAATCCTGCCGCCACTAAATCTACAAGCACCAATTCTCCTGTTTCAGAGAGATCTACAACAAGGATCCCAATCTCTGCTAAAGGATTGTCAGCCGTGGCACCAGGATTAAATTCAAGAGATGAATCTACAATATCTATCAGTACACGGCAATCATCTCCATCGGCAAACCAGCAAACAGACATTACaagtatattccagttaatttcaaCTTTAGCCCCACCAACAGATATCAGTCCATCACTATCCACATCAACCATAGCCCAATTAACAGGTGATACCAGTACACAGTCAAGTTCAACCACAGTCCAAACAACAGATCAATCCAGTACACAGTCAAGTTCAACCACAACCCAAACAGATCAATCCAGTACACAGTCAAGTTCAACCACAACCCAAACAGATCAATCCAGTACACAGTCAAGTTCAACCACAGTCCAAACAACAGATCAATCCAGTACACAGTCAAGTTCAACCACAGTCCAAACAACAGATCAATCCAGTACACAGTCAAGTTCAACCACAACCCAAACAACAGATCAATCCAGTACACAGTCAAGTTCAACCACAACCCAAACAGATCAATCCAGTACACAGTCAAGTTCAACCACAACCCAAACAGATCAATCCAGTACACAGTCAAGTTCAACCACAACCCAAACAGATCAATCCAGTACACAGACAAGTTCAACCACAGTCCAAACAACAGATCAATCCAGTACACAGTCAAATGCAACCACAACCCAAACAACAGATCAATCCAGTACACAGTCAAATGCAACCACAACCCAAACAACAGATCAATCCAGTACACAGTCAAATGCAACCACAACCCAAACAACAGGTACTACGGCTAAACCAAAGACATCTGCCATTGTAAACCAATCAATGGATGTTACAACTTCACCAAATGCAACTTCTACTGTAACCCAGATGGAAAGCAGCACCACTACATCAGAAACCACTTCTGTTACAAGTGGAAAGACGACAACGACTGCTGCTGTCGTGACCTCTTTCTCTTTGTGGCCAATGGTAACACCATCAGTTTCCCACAAACCGAGTTCAACAATCTCAGGACAGACATTCAGTACTGCAGCCTCTTCAACCCAGGAGATCATCAAAAGTACTGAGCAATCTGCCGACAGTTTGAGTGCAG GAAGTGTGGCAGCCATCTCTCTGGTGGTCATCATAGCAGCATTGGTGCTGTTTGGAGGAGTCGTATACTTTAAACAAAA GAATTCTGAGTATGGTCGGTTGCTGGATGATCAGGACAATGGGTCATGGGGGAATTACACTAACCCTTTGTATGATGATTCTTAA